The following coding sequences lie in one Pontibacter sp. G13 genomic window:
- a CDS encoding PKD domain-containing protein translates to MRQIFCVCLFTWLLFSFSAGNAQGLISYTYSYSENLGNPAGVNSEGDDVVDGTWAVAMPGLQFQNTWSAGHALPIDFDFFGTEVDSFWVSANGMLTFSSPSGSPSNSATNLPSGGLPNLSIACFWESFTSNIPTGSNDMVVTKSFGTSPNRQFWIKWASFEWASSSFVFASIVLEESTDKVYIVDMYTSPTATTLDPVVGLQKNSSFAVGASSAEAVFAGLGSSEVDNSYFTFEPYEIPPHDLVPTDLLSPASGGCGLGMTPVSIRVANLGQLPATNMKARFRVDEGAWITETIPGTIQAGDSVLFTFQQMADLSTPGDRELTIALFLNGDGNIHNDTLNAVIPHYLLIDQFPYQEDFESGAAGWRSGGTNSSWELAEPNGNFIQGAASGVNAWVTGAISQHNSFEHSWVESPCFDLSNAPQDCWIGMQVYWESEFGWDGAVFQVSSDGGANWETLGTSHESDWYNSQQINSSPGGSIFGWSGHGTSNTHAKVWKPVTHALPQSVIGQPEVRFRMVFASAGGQNFDGFAFDQFVIGEPPSDPDLESGFVCNETLIDAFSGTNQVLWSTGDTTSQITLTHTGEADILDSMITVRVENELGLFKRDTIIFSISVPTVATLDTAFHIDCHGGSTGAILLGIKGGKAPFTYEWSNGMTTQNLDQVKAGTYSGTGADATGCPFVLPEVILTQNPPITVETTATPVTCYGDADGSVFVFASGGAGDFSYQWNHGPTDSQLDNVSSGAYSVTVLDGLGCLKIREIEVPQPDSLTMDLIAYDPNPCPGDMEGRLKMAVSGGVEPYTYAWSHGVISRTAAGLPVGSYYLTVVDSQGCARTSQWMEVGYIQDEPVADFSINQTGEMVELMDASQHGDSLWWSLGDGNMSTDSMPIHTYAQGGIYEITQYVQNGCGTDSASQNISIQSVGILPTLDQGLARVVPNPSEGRFILFLEDRQLLGGKISLMGTDGRTLWQGYIPDYLPDDKWPIDLRGRINQGIYLLQVETSVGNWISRVIIR, encoded by the coding sequence ATGCGTCAGATATTTTGTGTTTGCTTGTTCACTTGGCTCCTGTTCTCCTTTTCCGCTGGCAATGCTCAGGGATTGATTTCCTATACGTATTCCTATTCCGAGAATCTGGGGAATCCAGCTGGAGTTAATTCGGAAGGAGATGATGTAGTGGACGGCACTTGGGCGGTTGCAATGCCGGGGCTTCAGTTCCAAAACACGTGGTCTGCGGGGCATGCCTTGCCCATTGACTTCGACTTCTTCGGAACGGAAGTGGATAGCTTCTGGGTGAGCGCAAATGGGATGTTGACCTTCAGTTCCCCTTCGGGTTCCCCGAGTAACTCCGCCACGAATTTGCCCTCTGGCGGACTTCCCAATTTGTCCATTGCTTGTTTTTGGGAATCATTTACCTCCAATATCCCCACTGGGTCTAATGACATGGTGGTCACAAAATCTTTTGGTACAAGTCCCAACAGACAATTTTGGATCAAGTGGGCTTCCTTCGAATGGGCTTCTTCAAGCTTTGTTTTCGCTTCCATCGTTTTGGAGGAATCGACGGATAAAGTCTACATCGTGGATATGTACACCAGCCCTACTGCTACAACGCTTGATCCGGTGGTGGGCTTACAAAAGAATTCCTCATTCGCAGTAGGCGCATCGAGTGCAGAAGCTGTTTTCGCGGGTCTGGGCTCGAGCGAAGTGGACAATAGTTATTTCACCTTTGAACCCTATGAAATTCCTCCCCATGATCTTGTGCCGACTGATTTGCTCTCCCCGGCTAGTGGTGGGTGCGGCTTGGGGATGACGCCTGTTTCGATTAGGGTGGCCAATTTGGGTCAACTACCCGCTACCAATATGAAGGCTAGATTCCGAGTGGATGAGGGCGCTTGGATCACGGAAACGATCCCTGGGACCATCCAAGCAGGAGATAGCGTGCTGTTTACGTTCCAGCAAATGGCAGATTTGTCTACGCCAGGAGATCGTGAGCTAACCATTGCTTTATTTCTGAATGGAGATGGCAACATTCACAATGATACACTGAATGCGGTCATTCCTCATTATCTGTTGATCGATCAGTTTCCCTATCAAGAAGATTTCGAGTCGGGGGCAGCAGGATGGCGGTCTGGTGGTACCAATAGCAGTTGGGAATTGGCTGAACCCAATGGGAATTTTATTCAAGGGGCTGCTTCCGGGGTAAATGCATGGGTCACCGGGGCGATTTCTCAACACAACAGTTTTGAGCATTCGTGGGTGGAAAGTCCATGCTTCGATCTGAGCAACGCTCCTCAAGATTGTTGGATTGGAATGCAGGTCTATTGGGAAAGTGAGTTTGGCTGGGATGGTGCTGTATTTCAGGTTTCTTCGGATGGAGGAGCAAATTGGGAGACACTGGGTACTTCCCATGAATCTGATTGGTACAATTCTCAACAAATTAACAGTTCTCCCGGTGGATCCATTTTTGGGTGGAGTGGCCATGGAACTTCCAACACGCATGCCAAGGTCTGGAAGCCTGTGACGCATGCCTTGCCTCAATCGGTCATTGGCCAGCCGGAAGTAAGATTTAGAATGGTCTTTGCCTCTGCTGGTGGCCAGAACTTCGATGGGTTTGCCTTTGATCAATTTGTCATCGGAGAACCACCATCGGATCCTGATTTGGAAAGTGGGTTTGTGTGTAATGAGACCTTGATAGATGCCTTTTCCGGAACTAATCAAGTGCTTTGGTCCACGGGGGATACGACCTCACAGATTACTCTTACACATACCGGAGAGGCTGACATATTGGATAGTATGATTACTGTCCGAGTAGAAAATGAACTGGGCCTATTCAAACGGGATACCATCATCTTCAGTATCAGTGTGCCGACGGTGGCGACTTTGGATACGGCTTTTCATATCGATTGTCATGGAGGATCTACTGGAGCGATTCTATTGGGAATTAAGGGAGGAAAAGCGCCATTTACCTATGAATGGAGCAATGGGATGACCACCCAAAACTTAGACCAAGTAAAGGCTGGAACATATTCGGGAACTGGGGCGGATGCGACCGGTTGTCCCTTTGTGTTGCCAGAGGTGATCTTGACTCAAAACCCGCCCATTACCGTTGAGACGACTGCCACGCCTGTCACCTGTTATGGTGATGCTGATGGCTCTGTTTTCGTGTTTGCTTCTGGTGGAGCGGGGGATTTTTCCTATCAATGGAATCATGGCCCGACGGATTCGCAGCTGGACAATGTCTCCAGTGGAGCTTATTCAGTAACTGTCCTAGATGGGCTGGGATGCTTGAAAATTAGGGAGATAGAAGTGCCTCAACCAGATAGTTTAACCATGGACCTGATCGCATATGATCCCAATCCTTGCCCTGGAGACATGGAGGGAAGGTTGAAGATGGCGGTTTCCGGAGGGGTAGAGCCCTATACGTACGCATGGTCCCATGGAGTTATCTCAAGGACGGCGGCGGGGCTTCCTGTGGGATCATACTACTTGACAGTGGTGGATTCGCAGGGCTGTGCTCGGACTTCGCAGTGGATGGAGGTAGGATATATTCAAGATGAACCGGTCGCTGACTTTTCCATCAATCAGACAGGAGAAATGGTCGAATTGATGGACGCATCTCAGCATGGGGATTCTTTATGGTGGAGTCTAGGGGACGGAAATATGTCCACAGACAGTATGCCCATCCACACGTATGCGCAAGGAGGTATTTACGAAATCACGCAGTATGTCCAGAATGGATGCGGTACAGACTCTGCCTCTCAGAACATTTCCATTCAATCTGTAGGGATTCTACCGACCCTTGACCAAGGACTTGCGCGGGTCGTTCCCAATCCATCAGAAGGTCGATT